The following coding sequences lie in one Myxococcus xanthus genomic window:
- a CDS encoding PKD domain-containing protein → MHIHDRIKKALFALAMIAGCGSPEAVDPSGDATATAPLLTSSKLTLTASMVQPDGVRPVAGPYQNLFDEQALIGDPRAGTGAAPVTTWGDVIFDDSAYPMGLIIDLGALYDITEIGVFDTFDSGSVSFAAGEPGAWTPVTNITLTRWQAWWVVPVTQRTRYLHLSRTRYAGMNEVVIYGAPVTGEPPANLPPTVSAGADQTVMLPTNAATLTGTATDSDGTVVARQWTQVSGPNTATLTGATTLSATASGLVQGLYEFELTVTDDDGATASDRMKVQVTPAPTGRGTTQEVYKSPSTPGGYGYVVYLPPGYDEGSNWPVVFFLHGMGEQGDGGVNQLKKVRAHGPQAYIDQEGKDYPFILVSPQTSTSGFWSAYEAQYNLDPFFEHILATFKTDRKRVYLTGLSMGGAGTFNYASLFPSKLAAAIPVCNGGYGSSAADALKMVQANLPIWGSHGLLDNDIFYTATAGWFTHLGHAMGGTGGVMDTYPSPARTATAFFRPGSGQWEWIDGQTNTDTTGAGPVKPVLFTLFHDGNHYIWDRVYKEPKVFAWMLAQQRP, encoded by the coding sequence ATGCATATTCATGACCGCATCAAAAAGGCACTCTTCGCGCTCGCAATGATTGCCGGGTGTGGCAGTCCCGAAGCCGTGGACCCTTCCGGCGACGCCACCGCGACGGCGCCGCTCCTCACGAGCAGCAAGCTGACCCTGACCGCGTCCATGGTGCAGCCCGACGGCGTTCGTCCCGTCGCGGGTCCGTACCAGAACCTCTTCGATGAGCAGGCGCTCATTGGAGACCCTCGCGCGGGAACGGGCGCCGCGCCCGTGACAACCTGGGGTGACGTCATCTTCGACGATTCCGCGTACCCCATGGGTCTCATCATCGACCTGGGCGCGCTGTATGACATCACGGAGATTGGCGTCTTCGACACCTTCGACAGCGGCAGCGTCTCCTTCGCTGCCGGTGAGCCGGGTGCCTGGACGCCCGTGACGAACATCACCCTGACCCGGTGGCAAGCCTGGTGGGTCGTGCCCGTCACCCAGCGAACGCGGTACCTCCACCTTTCGAGGACCCGCTATGCGGGCATGAATGAAGTCGTCATCTACGGCGCCCCCGTGACGGGTGAGCCGCCCGCCAACCTTCCGCCCACGGTCTCCGCCGGAGCGGACCAGACGGTGATGCTGCCCACGAATGCCGCGACCCTCACGGGCACCGCGACGGACAGCGACGGAACAGTCGTGGCGCGGCAATGGACCCAGGTGTCCGGTCCCAATACCGCGACCCTGACGGGCGCCACGACGCTCTCCGCGACGGCGTCCGGGCTGGTGCAGGGGCTCTACGAGTTCGAGCTGACGGTAACCGACGACGACGGCGCTACCGCCAGCGACAGAATGAAGGTCCAGGTGACACCCGCGCCCACGGGCCGTGGCACCACGCAGGAGGTCTACAAGTCACCCTCGACGCCGGGCGGCTACGGCTATGTCGTGTACCTGCCGCCCGGTTACGACGAAGGCTCGAACTGGCCCGTCGTCTTCTTCCTCCACGGGATGGGCGAGCAGGGAGACGGAGGCGTCAACCAGCTCAAGAAGGTCCGTGCGCACGGGCCTCAGGCGTACATCGATCAGGAGGGGAAGGACTATCCCTTCATCCTGGTCTCTCCGCAGACGAGCACGTCGGGATTCTGGAGCGCCTACGAAGCCCAATACAACCTGGACCCCTTCTTCGAGCACATCCTGGCGACGTTCAAGACAGACAGGAAGCGCGTCTACCTGACGGGCCTCAGCATGGGCGGCGCGGGGACGTTCAACTACGCATCGCTCTTCCCCTCGAAGCTCGCCGCCGCCATCCCCGTCTGCAACGGAGGCTACGGTTCTAGCGCCGCGGATGCCCTGAAGATGGTTCAGGCGAACCTCCCCATCTGGGGCTCACACGGCCTGCTCGACAACGACATCTTCTACACCGCGACCGCCGGCTGGTTCACGCACCTGGGACACGCCATGGGCGGCACCGGTGGCGTCATGGATACCTATCCCTCCCCGGCGCGTACAGCGACGGCGTTCTTCCGGCCCGGGAGCGGGCAGTGGGAATGGATTGATGGACAGACGAACACCGACACCACGGGCGCCGGGCCGGTGAAGCCCGTGCTCTTCACCCTCTTCCACGATGGCAATCACTACATCTGGGACCGGGTCTACAAAGAGCCCAAGGTGTTCGCCTGGATGCTGGCCCAGCAGCGCCCCTGA
- a CDS encoding alpha/beta fold hydrolase, giving the protein MRTNLVGAAFLLWMGCDSSPLPPGPDDTPSLHQVTRVEAIRGVELEVLDYGGKGPALMFLAGMGSTAHIFDELALEFRDTHHVYALTRRGYGASDWPDTGYDTATLAMDVLGTLDTLGLSKASFAGHSLAGDELTWLALHHPERVEALVYLDATDSRGEIAAFLEGEQLPPLPFSVLDGLPSRQAVAERLAQDLGGGLPAHEVEQAYVFDAATGAYLRERRHPGATEQSVRGAAIMDLGRVQGPVLSLSDGQGFAGWVEALVAAESLPLEFREKARDFLPDIQQHETALEDSLRRHPGWRHLQLEGAGHYIWLTNRAEVVTRMRDFFAATAAP; this is encoded by the coding sequence ATGCGAACGAACCTCGTGGGTGCCGCGTTTCTCTTGTGGATGGGTTGTGATTCCTCTCCGTTGCCCCCTGGGCCCGATGACACGCCGTCCCTGCACCAGGTGACGCGTGTGGAGGCCATCCGGGGTGTCGAGCTGGAGGTGCTCGACTATGGCGGCAAGGGCCCGGCGCTCATGTTCCTCGCGGGCATGGGCAGCACGGCCCACATCTTCGACGAACTGGCGCTCGAGTTCCGGGACACGCACCACGTCTACGCGCTCACCCGCCGTGGCTACGGCGCCTCGGATTGGCCCGACACCGGCTATGACACCGCCACGCTGGCCATGGATGTCCTGGGGACGCTGGACACGCTGGGGCTGTCGAAGGCGTCGTTCGCGGGCCACTCCCTGGCGGGGGATGAGCTGACGTGGCTGGCGCTCCACCACCCCGAGCGCGTGGAGGCACTCGTCTACCTGGACGCCACCGACAGCCGGGGCGAGATTGCCGCGTTCCTGGAGGGTGAGCAGTTGCCGCCGCTGCCGTTCTCCGTGCTCGACGGCCTTCCTTCACGGCAGGCGGTAGCGGAGCGGCTGGCGCAGGATTTGGGCGGAGGGCTTCCCGCACACGAAGTTGAACAGGCGTATGTGTTCGACGCCGCGACAGGGGCCTACCTGCGCGAGCGCCGCCATCCTGGTGCCACGGAGCAGTCCGTCCGGGGCGCGGCCATCATGGACCTCGGGCGCGTGCAGGGGCCCGTGTTGTCCCTGTCGGATGGGCAGGGCTTCGCGGGTTGGGTAGAGGCCCTGGTGGCGGCCGAGTCGCTGCCGCTGGAGTTCCGGGAGAAAGCCCGCGACTTCCTGCCCGACATCCAGCAGCACGAGACGGCCCTGGAGGACTCGCTGCGGCGTCATCCTGGCTGGAGACACCTGCAACTGGAAGGCGCGGGGCACTACATCTGGCTGACGAACCGGGCGGAGGTGGTGACGCGGATGCGCGACTTCTTCGCCGCCACCGCCGCGCCGTAG
- the rpsD gene encoding 30S ribosomal protein S4, which yields MARDLGPRGKMCRRLGIPLSRITAKDPDKDPVLRRPYPPGQHGATARTSVSDFARRLREKQKLKLYYGLMEKQCRAVFQEASRAPGNTGTVLLQLLESRLDSLVLRAGLATSIRQARQFVRHGYLHVDGKRADIPSFRVKPGSEVRFHAAHQKLAVVQESFSRMKSRSVPAYVQVLGEGEGLRYVRLPEREEIPVDVNEPFIVEYYAQRS from the coding sequence GTGGCACGCGACTTGGGACCGCGGGGAAAGATGTGTCGTCGGCTGGGGATTCCGCTTTCGCGCATCACCGCGAAGGACCCGGACAAGGACCCGGTGCTGCGCCGGCCCTATCCCCCTGGCCAGCACGGTGCCACCGCGCGCACCAGCGTGAGCGACTTCGCGCGCCGTCTGCGAGAGAAGCAGAAGCTGAAGCTGTACTACGGCCTGATGGAGAAGCAGTGCCGCGCGGTCTTCCAGGAAGCGAGCCGGGCGCCGGGCAACACCGGCACGGTGCTGCTGCAACTGCTGGAGAGCCGGTTGGACTCACTGGTGCTTCGCGCCGGCCTGGCCACCAGCATCCGCCAGGCCCGCCAGTTCGTGCGCCACGGATACCTTCATGTGGACGGCAAGCGAGCGGACATCCCGAGCTTCCGCGTCAAGCCTGGCAGCGAAGTCCGCTTCCACGCGGCACACCAGAAGCTCGCCGTGGTGCAGGAGTCCTTCAGCCGGATGAAATCGCGGTCCGTGCCCGCCTACGTCCAGGTGCTGGGTGAGGGCGAAGGGCTGCGCTACGTGCGCCTGCCGGAGCGGGAGGAAATCCCCGTGGACGTGAACGAACCCTTCATCGTGGAGTACTACGCGCAGCGGAGCTGA
- a CDS encoding MATE family efflux transporter, protein MLRGPLLKPLLQLAVPTTLVLIAQSLVGVAENWYASFLGTEALAGVSLVFPVVMLMTMMSNGGIGSGVASAVARALGANRREDANALVWHAVVLALAIGLVFSVLAWMTGPALYTALGGRAGALDAALQYSNYVFAGSIPFWLVNLLAAALRGAGEVRVPALVTLVGAAVFLVVTPGVIFGFGPVPAMGLAGAGLAMTLFYVGAALWLLRYMASGRAAVRLTKGSLEPRLLRDILRVGLLTALSSLQPNLMVMVITAAVGLFGVEALAGYGMASRLDYLIIPILFGLGTAVLTLVGTNVGAGQHERARRIAWLGGGLGFVAAGAIGLAAALAPEVWLHAFSREPAVVAPGLDYLRIVAPFYGLLGLGFVLAFAAQGAGHVLWPFLAGTSRLVISAGVGWFVAARLDAGLSALFAMVAAGLVAYAGVTIVAVLAGAIFRREAAPRGT, encoded by the coding sequence GGGCGTCTCCCTCGTCTTTCCCGTCGTGATGTTGATGACGATGATGTCCAACGGAGGCATTGGCAGCGGCGTGGCCTCCGCGGTGGCGCGAGCCCTGGGCGCGAACCGGCGGGAGGATGCGAATGCCCTGGTCTGGCATGCCGTGGTGCTGGCGTTGGCCATTGGCCTTGTCTTCAGCGTCCTCGCCTGGATGACCGGCCCCGCGCTGTACACGGCGCTGGGTGGACGGGCGGGCGCGTTGGACGCCGCGCTCCAGTATTCGAACTACGTGTTCGCGGGCTCGATTCCCTTCTGGCTGGTGAACCTGCTCGCGGCGGCGCTGCGCGGCGCGGGCGAAGTGCGCGTCCCGGCGCTGGTGACCCTGGTGGGCGCCGCTGTCTTCCTCGTCGTGACGCCGGGGGTCATCTTCGGCTTCGGCCCGGTGCCCGCGATGGGGCTGGCGGGCGCTGGGCTCGCGATGACGTTGTTCTACGTGGGCGCGGCGCTCTGGCTGCTGCGCTACATGGCGTCCGGACGGGCCGCGGTCCGCCTCACGAAGGGGTCGCTGGAGCCGCGGCTGCTTCGCGACATCCTGCGCGTGGGCCTGCTGACGGCGTTGAGTTCGCTGCAGCCCAACCTGATGGTGATGGTCATCACCGCCGCCGTGGGCCTGTTCGGCGTGGAGGCGCTGGCCGGCTATGGCATGGCGTCACGCCTGGACTACCTCATCATCCCGATTCTCTTCGGCCTGGGCACGGCCGTGCTGACGCTGGTGGGCACCAACGTGGGTGCGGGACAGCACGAGCGCGCCCGGCGCATCGCCTGGTTGGGCGGCGGGCTGGGCTTCGTGGCGGCGGGAGCCATTGGACTGGCCGCGGCCCTGGCGCCTGAAGTCTGGCTCCATGCCTTCAGCCGTGAGCCGGCCGTCGTGGCGCCGGGCCTGGACTACCTGCGCATCGTGGCGCCGTTCTACGGACTGCTGGGCCTGGGCTTCGTGCTCGCGTTCGCCGCACAGGGCGCGGGCCACGTGCTGTGGCCCTTCCTGGCGGGCACCTCGCGCCTGGTCATCAGCGCGGGCGTCGGGTGGTTCGTCGCCGCGCGGCTCGATGCGGGGCTCTCCGCGTTGTTCGCCATGGTGGCCGCCGGACTGGTGGCCTACGCCGGCGTCACCATCGTGGCGGTGCTCGCAGGCGCCATCTTCCGCCGGGAGGCGGCGCCGCGCGGCACCTGA